One window from the genome of Rhinolophus ferrumequinum isolate MPI-CBG mRhiFer1 chromosome 22, mRhiFer1_v1.p, whole genome shotgun sequence encodes:
- the LOC117015174 gene encoding endogenous retrovirus group K member 9 Gag polyprotein-like, with amino-acid sequence MGNVNSQYRAYICLLKHLLEARRARVSDQKLEELLQVIETHCPWFPNLGTLDLKTWRKVGTELRKLYHIGVSLPVTIWDTWRLIRSVLKPLQTDEKDTGKKKVQKSEKKEEGSLTALTVYTPWSPQLPLLICCRWLLQHVNGIHLRSRKRKRLILFFLPAGAPSGGSPAVLSAVEKGIRQVRLEGDIEAFAFPVVIRERFTPEANPDHPNIVQEFSHEPFSFKLLKELKQAVTQYGPTSPYTMGLIWSAADGNRLIPTDWNTLARTCLSSFQFLQFKTWWIDGAETQARLNQTLNIVIVKDQLLGSGHWENPQDQIGMNKQAIKQVQRICLTAWGKIEFY; translated from the coding sequence ATGGGGAATGTTAATAGCCAATATAGAGCTTATATTTGTTTGCTCAAGCACCTTCTTGAGGCTAGAAGAGCTCGAGTGTCAGATCAGAAATTAGAGGAGCTTCTCCAAGTAATTGAAACTCATTGTCCTTGGTTCCCAAATTTAGGGACGttagatttaaaaacatggagaaaagttGGTACAGAACTCCGCAAATTATATCATATAGGAGTTTCTCTCCCAGTAACTATCTGGGATACGTGGAGATTAATCCGGTCAGTTTTAAAACCTTTACAAACTGATGAGAAAgatacaggaaaaaagaaagtacaaaaatctgagaaaaaggaggaagggtcTCTGACAGCTCTCACAGTATATACCCCTTGGAGCCCTCAGCTCCCTCTCCTGATCTGCTGCCGCTGGCTTTTACAGCATGTGAATGGGATTCACCTGcgcagcaggaaaagaaaaaggctaatccttttctttctgccGGCGGGCGCTCCTTCAGGAGGCTCTCCCGCAGTTCTCTCAGCAGTGGAAAAGGGTATAAGGCAGGTGAGACTGGAAGGAGACATCGAGGCATTTGCCTTTCCTGTTGTCATTCGTGAGCGCTTTACACCTGAAGCGAATCCAGACCACCCTAACATTGTTCAGGAATTTTCACATGAGCCCTTTTCATTTAAGCTTTTAAAGGAGCTTAAACAAGCTGTAACACAGTACGGCCCTACTTCTCCTTACACCATGGGTCTTATATGGAGTGCAGCTGATGGCAATAGATTAATTCCCACAGATTGGAACACCCTAGCCAGAACTTGTCTTTCCTCATTccagtttttgcaatttaaaacttgGTGGATTGATGGTGCAGAAACCCAAGCTAGACTTAATCAAACTCTCAATATAGTTATTGTCAAAGATCAATTGCTAGGGAGTGGCCATTGGGAAAACCCCCAAGATCAAATAGGAATGAATAAACAGGCTATTAAACAAGTACAAAGAATTTGCCTAACGGCATGGGGAAAAATAGAATTCTACTGA